AATTGTCTACAAGGCTTTTGTTCGTCCAATAGAAACACACTGATTTTGGAACAACTGCAAAAGCCGCTTGATGATTTAAGCTCTATTATCCTTGATGCCAAAGAGCTGGTCATGTTCTTGGCAAGCTATCCTCGCCTGTACCGCCAACCTTATAGCATGCATCTCTTGCTCGGAAACTGCATGTTTAACCGCCAGATGGAATCTGAACTTGTGATCAACTTCCTATTGCACACACAACCTCATGGTTCTGAAGAATTGGAGGTACTGCCAATTGTTGGCCCTTGCAAAGTTGGCAAGAGCACCCTTGTTGCTCATGTTTGCAAGAATGAAAGCATCCGTGATTATTTCTTAGAAATCTTGTTCCTGCATGACCATGATTTTATAGATGACAACCTCTCTACAGTCAGAAGATGTGAAATAATAGATCGAAATCGCATATTGAACTCGAACCAAGACAGGGGATGGCTAATTGTTGTGGACTTAGTTGGTGATCTTAATGAAGATGTATGGAAAATGTTTTATTCTTCTTGTAAACAACGCTTGCCAAGCAGCAGTAAAATCATAATCACAAGCCGGTCTGACAAGATCACTAAGTTTGGAACAACACAGGCTCTAAATCTGAAGTATGTGTCCGATGAAGCACTGTGGTATTTCTTCAAGACAGTTACATTTGGAAGCATAGATCCTGATATGCACCCAA
This portion of the Panicum virgatum strain AP13 chromosome 2N, P.virgatum_v5, whole genome shotgun sequence genome encodes:
- the LOC120658497 gene encoding putative disease resistance RPP13-like protein 1 — its product is MMDIVLSAVLGELASRSINFFISKSSKPTVMVVADRLQRALLRAQVIVYEAMERQITNQAVLQQLDMLRDAMYRGYYILDTFRYQSHREEEAKGQVMSNTLSLLKVNCLQGFCSSNRNTLILEQLQKPLDDLSSIILDAKELVMFLASYPRLYRQPYSMHLLLGNCMFNRQMESELVINFLLHTQPHGSEELEVLPIVGPCKVGKSTLVAHVCKNESIRDYFLEILFLHDHDFIDDNLSTVRRCEIIDRNRILNSNQDRGWLIVVDLVGDLNEDVWKMFYSSCKQRLPSSSKIIITSRSDKITKFGTTQALNLKYVSDEALWYFFKTVTFGSIDPDMHPKFVHVAMEIAQMLRTGLIGANIMACLLRENFDMHFWCKVLAFMRGLIQKHVSEFGVEPLFLINQNKHVHLGRMATPSEDFLYCYDYETLHKGGFRR